In the Arthrobacter sp. Soc17.1.1.1 genome, GCCGGGCGGACGGCGTCGGGCCCTCCCATAGGGCACGATGGTGCTATGACGGACATCACTCCTGCCGGTAGCGCGCCCGCCCAGCCCGAGAACCCCGATGCACCCCTGCTCGAGGTGCGGAACCTGGCGGTGACCTTCCGGACCACCCACGGCGAGGTCCACGCGGTCGAGGACGCGAGTTTCAGCCTCAAGCGCGGCAGCGCCCTGGCGATCGTGGGCGAGTCGGGCTCGGGCAAGTCGACGACGGCGATGGCCTGCATCGGCCTGCTGCCCGGTAACGGGCGGGTGACCTCGGGCAGCATCCTGTTCGAGGGCCAGGATCTCGCGACCCTGCCGGAGGCGAAGATGCGCGCCATCCGTGGCCGGGCGATCGGCCTCGTGCCCCAGGACCCGATGTCCAACCTGAATCCGGTGACGAAGATCGGCACGCAGGTCGCCGAGACGCTCCTGGTCCACGGCATGGCCACCAAGAAGAACGTCAAGCAGCGCGTCATCGAGGTCCTGACCGCCGCCGGGCTGCCCGACGCCGGCGAGCGCGCCAAGCAGTACCCGCACGAGTTCTCCGGCGGTATGCGGCAACGGGCCCTCATCGCGATCGGCCTCGCCTGCCAGCCGCGGCTCCTCGTCGCCGACGAGCCGACGTCGGCCCTCGACGTCACGGTGCAGCGCACCATCCTCGACCAGATCGAATCGATGACGGAGCAGCTCGGCACGTCGGTGCTCCTCATCACGCACGACCTCGGCCTCGCCGCCGAGCGCGCCTCGCAGCTCGTGGTCATGCACCGCGGGCGCGTGGTCGAGACCGGGCCGGCCGAGCAGCTGCTCAACGATCCGCAGCACCCCTACACGCAGTCCCTCGTCCGCGCGGCTCCCAGCGTCGCCGCGGTGCGCCTGCGGCCCGGCGCGTTCACCGCGGATGCCGCGTCGCGCCTCAAACTGGCCGAGGCGGTCTTCGCAGAGCACGAGGCGGAGCACGCCGGTGGGCACGACGGTGCGCACGCCGGTGGACACGGCCACGACGCCGCGCACGCGCCGTCGGGTGCCCACGCCGCGACGTCGTCGTCGGACCGGGCGGCAGGGCCGGCCGGGGCGGCAGGGATCGATGCGGCGTCCGGGGTCACGGGCAGGGCGGCCCACGGCGCTCCCCCGAACATCGTGGAGATCCGCGACCTCACGAAGATCTACAAGCGGCGCGGCAGCAAGGAGGACTTCTACGCGGCGAAGAACGTGACGCTGGACGTCCCGCGTGGGCAGACCGTCGCGATCGTCGGCGAGTCCGGCTCGGGCAAGACCACCACGGCGCGGATGCTGCTGAAGCTCATCGAGCCGACGTCGGGCACCATGACGTTCGACGGCATGGACGTGGCCACGCTCGACAAGGCGCAGCTCTCCGACTTCCGCCAGCGCGTGCAGCCCATCTTCCAGGATCCGTACTCGTCCCTGAACCCCATGTTCACGATCGAGCGCATCGTCGAGGAACCACTCAACGCCTACCACCGCGGCTCGAAGAAGGAGCGTGCGGCGCGGGTCCGTGAGCTGATGGACCAGGTCTCCCTTCCGCAGAACGCCCTGCGGCGCTACCCGGCGGAGCTCTCGGGCGGGCAGCGGCAGCGCGTCGCGATCGCACGGGCGCTCGCCCTGCAGCCCGAACTGATCGTGTGCGACGAGCCCGTGTCCGCGCTCGACGTGCTGGTGCAGGCGCAGATCCTCAAGCTCCTCGGTGACCTGCAGTCCGAGCTGGGGCTGAGCTACCTGTTCATCTCCCACGACCTCGCCGTGGTGCGCCTCATCTCGGACTACGTGTGCGTGATGAAGGACGGCGAGCTCGTGGAGGCCGCCAGTTCCGAGGAGGTCTTCCAGAACCCGCGGCACCCGTACACGCGCCGGTTGCTCGCCTCCATCCCGGGCAACGAGCTGAACATCGACGAGGAGCTCGCCTCCTGATCGGGGCAGGACCGCGCCGCTGCTGTCCCCCGGGCGAGGCAGCCCCTACTGTGGTCTGATCCACCGGACAGCGGGAGGCACACGATGAGCGAGCAGCACGGCACGCCCAGCACGCCCAGCACGCCCAGCACGGGCACGGCAGGCGGCATGATGACGGCGGACGGGGAGCGGGACGCCTGGCCCCGGCTGCGCGTCGCGGACTGGCAGGACACGCAGGCGACCCTGCACATGTGGCTGCAGGTGGTCGGCAAGATCCGCATGGCGCACGCGCCGCTGGTCAACCACTGGTGGCAGGTGCCGCTGTACGTGACGCCGCGGGGACTCGGCACGTCCGCGATCCCGTACCGCGCGGGCATGTTCGACCTCGAGGTCGACGTCGTCGCGCACCGCCTGCTCGTCCGCAGCAGCTCCGGCGAGGACCGCAGCGTGCCCCTCGAGCCGCAGTCCGTCGCCAGGTTCCACGAGCGGACCATGGCGGCGCTGTCGGACCTGGGGATCGAGGCGCCCATCCGGCCCGTGCCCACGGAGGTGGACCCCGCCGTCCCTTTCGCCGAGGACCATCACCACACGTCCTACGATCCCGGCGCGGTGACGGCGTTCTGGCGGCAGCTCGTCCAGGCCGAGCGTGTGCTCACGCGGTTCCGCGCCGAGTTCCTCGGCAAGGTGAGCCCCGTGCACTTCTTCTGGGGAGCCATGGACCTCGCCTGCACGCGTTTCTCGGGCCGACCCGCACCTCTGCACCCCGGCGGCGCTCCGAACTGCGCCGACTGGGTCATGCAGGAGGGCTACTCGCACGAGCTCTCCAGCTGCGGATTCTGGCCCGGAGGCGGCGAGGAGGGCGCCTTCTACTCGTACGCGTACCCGGAGCCCGAGGGCTACCGTGACGCCGTGATCGGCGTCGAGGGCGCCTTCTACAGCGACGGGTTCCGCCAGTTCCTCCTGCCCTACGAGGCCGTGCGCACCGCGGCGGACCCTGACGCCACCCTGCTCGAGTTCCTGCGCGCCACCTATCGCGCCGCCGCGACCACGGGCTCCTGGGACCCCGATCTGCTGATCGATCCGCATCGCCTCGACCGACACACGCGGTCGGCGCGGTAGGCGCGGGACGGGCCGGTACGTGAGCCTCGGATCGTTCAGCCCGTGCAGCCCGTGCAGGCCGTGCAGGCCGTGCAGCCCGTGCAGCCCGTGAGAACGCGTAAGGGCCCGGACACGACGGCGGCCACCACCCGTCGCGGGTGATGGCCGCCGTCGTGCGCGGGTCCTGGCGCGGGACTACTTGCGCCGGGTCTTCGGGTCGAGCGCCTCACGCAGCGATTCGCCCAGCAGCGTGAATCCGAGTGCCGTGATCGCGATGCACGCACCGGGCAGGAAGGCGAGCTGCGGTGCGACCGCGAGTTCCGCCTGCGCGTAGGTGAGCATGCGCCCCCACTCCGCGGCCTGGGGCAGCCCGCCGCCGAGACCGAGGAACGACAGGGCTGCGGCGTCGATGACCGCGGTGGCGAGCGTCAGGGTGGCCTGGACGATCACCGGCCCCATGCTGTTCGGCAGCAGGTGGCTCATCGTGATGGTGCGGCGGCTGAGCCCCAGGGTCTGCGCCGCCAGGATGTAGTCGGCGCCGCGCTGGGACAGCATCGACGAGCGCAGGAGCCGCGCGAAGATGGGGATCTGCGAGACGCCGATCGCGATCATGATGGCGTACGAACTCTGGCCGAGGACCGCTGCGATGCTGACGGCGAGGAGCAGGTTGGGCACCGACAGCAGGATGTCGACGAAACGCATGATGACGTTGTCCACCCAGCCGCCGAGGCCGCCGGCAAGGATGCCGAGCAGCATGCCGCCCGCGAGGCCGAGCGCCGTCGAGACGACGCCGATCAGGAGCGAGGCCTGGGCGCCCCACATCAGCTTGCTCAGGACGTCCCCGCCGAAACGGTCGAGCCCGAGGGGGAAGCCCTCGATCTGCCCGGGGCCCGGGATGGTGGTGGGCGTGATGGAGGTACGGCCCGGGAGCTCGTTGCCGCCGTACGGCGCGAGGATCGGGGCGAGGACGGCCACGAGCAGGAACAGTCCGATGATGACGGCGCCCACGATCGCCTGCGGGTTCCGGCGGAGGCGGAGGAACGCGTCCTTCCACAGTCCGGTCCCTCCCCCGGTGTCGACCGCGGGATCGGTGGGGGCCGCTGAACCGCCGGCGGCGGGAGGCAGGATGGCACTCATTGCACACGCACCCTCGGGTCGATGACGGAGTAGGACAGGTCGACGATCAGGTTGATCAGTGCGTAGAGGATCGCGATGAAGATGATGAAGCCCTGGAGCACGGGGTAGTCGAGGCCGAAGATGGCGTCGCGCAGGAACCGGCCGATGCCGTTGAACGCGAACACCGTCTCGGTGAGCACCGCCCCCGAGATGAGCAGGCCGAGCTGCAGGCCGATCGTGGTGACGACGGGCAGCATGGCGTTGCGCAGGATGAAGCTGCCCCGGATGGTGCGCTCCATGAGGCCCTTCGCCCGCGCGGTGCGGACGTAGTCGGCGTTCTGCACCTCGAGGACCGACGCACGCGTGATCCGGACGATGATCGCGAGCGGGATGGTGCCGAGCGCCAGGCCGGGCAGGATCAGGTGCAGGAAGGCGTCCCAGGCGGCGTCGTACTCGCCCGTCAGCAGGCCGTCCAGCACGTAGAACTGCGTGTAGTGGGTGGCGTCGATGCGGGGGCTCTGCCGGCCGTCGGGCGGCAGGAGGGACCACTGGATGGCGAACAGGTACTTGAGGATGAAGGCCAGGAAGAACACCGGGATGGTGATCCCGACGAGGCTCAGCACCACCGAGCCGTGGTCCAGGAACCGGCCGTAGTGGCGTGCGGCGAGGTAGCCGAGCGGGATGCCGACGCCGATCGCGAAGACGAGGGCCACGACGGTGAGCTCGAGTGTCGCGGGGAACCGGGTGGCGAACTCCTCGAGCACCGGGCGGCCCGTGTTGATGGAGACGCCGAAGTCGCCCTGCAGCAGCTTGCCCATGTAGGTCAGGTACTGGGTGATGAGCGGGCGGTCGAAGCCGTAGAGCTCGTTGACCCGGGCGATGGCCTCGGGGGTGGCCTTCTCGCCGAGCAGGGCCGTGGCCGGGCCGCCGGGGAGGTTGCGCACCCACAGGAACAGCAGGATGGACAGGCCGAACAGGGTGGGGATGAGCAGGGCTATCCGTTTACCGATGACGCGTAACACTGGAGGTCCTTCCGGGTTGACCGGCGGGCAGCCGGGCAGGGGTAGCACACGCACGGGCCGGCCACCGTGATCAGTGGCCGGCCCGTGCTGCGGGTCGCTGCTACTCGCTCAGCTCGATGTCGGTGAAGACCTCGTCGTTGACGGGGCTCGCCGGGTAGGAGGTGACGCGCGGCGCGAACGCCAGCGACGGTGCGGGGTGGGCGAGCGGGATGGCCGGGTTGAACTCGGCGATCTGCTCGTTGATCTCCTTGTAGAGCTCCGTCTGCTGGTCGCGGTCGCTGACGCCGCGGGCCTCGTCGAGGGCCGCGAACAGTTCGGGGTTGTTGAAGCCGAACTCCAGCTTCTCCTGGCCGAAGAACACGCCGATGAAGTTGTCCGTGTCGTTGTAGTCACCGGTCCAGCCGAGCAGGTGCAGGCCGTGGTCCGGGGTGCCCTGGACCTGGTTGAGGTAGTCGGGCGACCAGGCTGCGGGAGCCGGCGTGACCGTGATGCCCACCTCGTCGAGCTGCGCCTGCAGGTTGGTGAAGACCTGCTCGGGCGTCGGCATGTACGGGCGCGAGACGTTCGTCGGGTAGTTGAACGTGACCTCGAAGCCGTCGGGGTAGCCCGCCTCGGCGAGCAGTTCCTTCGCACGCTCGGGGTCGTAGTCGTAGGTGGTGACGTCCTCGTTGTAGCCGTCGACGACCTCGGGGATGAACTGCGTGGCGACCTCCGTGCCCTCGGGCAGG is a window encoding:
- a CDS encoding ABC transporter permease, which produces MLRVIGKRIALLIPTLFGLSILLFLWVRNLPGGPATALLGEKATPEAIARVNELYGFDRPLITQYLTYMGKLLQGDFGVSINTGRPVLEEFATRFPATLELTVVALVFAIGVGIPLGYLAARHYGRFLDHGSVVLSLVGITIPVFFLAFILKYLFAIQWSLLPPDGRQSPRIDATHYTQFYVLDGLLTGEYDAAWDAFLHLILPGLALGTIPLAIIVRITRASVLEVQNADYVRTARAKGLMERTIRGSFILRNAMLPVVTTIGLQLGLLISGAVLTETVFAFNGIGRFLRDAIFGLDYPVLQGFIIFIAILYALINLIVDLSYSVIDPRVRVQ
- a CDS encoding ABC transporter permease; the encoded protein is MSAILPPAAGGSAAPTDPAVDTGGGTGLWKDAFLRLRRNPQAIVGAVIIGLFLLVAVLAPILAPYGGNELPGRTSITPTTIPGPGQIEGFPLGLDRFGGDVLSKLMWGAQASLLIGVVSTALGLAGGMLLGILAGGLGGWVDNVIMRFVDILLSVPNLLLAVSIAAVLGQSSYAIMIAIGVSQIPIFARLLRSSMLSQRGADYILAAQTLGLSRRTITMSHLLPNSMGPVIVQATLTLATAVIDAAALSFLGLGGGLPQAAEWGRMLTYAQAELAVAPQLAFLPGACIAITALGFTLLGESLREALDPKTRRK
- a CDS encoding ABC transporter ATP-binding protein, producing the protein MTDITPAGSAPAQPENPDAPLLEVRNLAVTFRTTHGEVHAVEDASFSLKRGSALAIVGESGSGKSTTAMACIGLLPGNGRVTSGSILFEGQDLATLPEAKMRAIRGRAIGLVPQDPMSNLNPVTKIGTQVAETLLVHGMATKKNVKQRVIEVLTAAGLPDAGERAKQYPHEFSGGMRQRALIAIGLACQPRLLVADEPTSALDVTVQRTILDQIESMTEQLGTSVLLITHDLGLAAERASQLVVMHRGRVVETGPAEQLLNDPQHPYTQSLVRAAPSVAAVRLRPGAFTADAASRLKLAEAVFAEHEAEHAGGHDGAHAGGHGHDAAHAPSGAHAATSSSDRAAGPAGAAGIDAASGVTGRAAHGAPPNIVEIRDLTKIYKRRGSKEDFYAAKNVTLDVPRGQTVAIVGESGSGKTTTARMLLKLIEPTSGTMTFDGMDVATLDKAQLSDFRQRVQPIFQDPYSSLNPMFTIERIVEEPLNAYHRGSKKERAARVRELMDQVSLPQNALRRYPAELSGGQRQRVAIARALALQPELIVCDEPVSALDVLVQAQILKLLGDLQSELGLSYLFISHDLAVVRLISDYVCVMKDGELVEAASSEEVFQNPRHPYTRRLLASIPGNELNIDEELAS
- a CDS encoding DUF5996 family protein; the encoded protein is MSEQHGTPSTPSTPSTGTAGGMMTADGERDAWPRLRVADWQDTQATLHMWLQVVGKIRMAHAPLVNHWWQVPLYVTPRGLGTSAIPYRAGMFDLEVDVVAHRLLVRSSSGEDRSVPLEPQSVARFHERTMAALSDLGIEAPIRPVPTEVDPAVPFAEDHHHTSYDPGAVTAFWRQLVQAERVLTRFRAEFLGKVSPVHFFWGAMDLACTRFSGRPAPLHPGGAPNCADWVMQEGYSHELSSCGFWPGGGEEGAFYSYAYPEPEGYRDAVIGVEGAFYSDGFRQFLLPYEAVRTAADPDATLLEFLRATYRAAATTGSWDPDLLIDPHRLDRHTRSAR